Genomic window (Lycium barbarum isolate Lr01 chromosome 2, ASM1917538v2, whole genome shotgun sequence):
ATAATTTGATATGTCCAGACTTCTAAGTAGAATTCCTGCAAAACTTTATTTTGAATCTATCTATCTTGTGTTATATTCTATTCTATATGTTACGTCTAACTTGTGGAAGAgttttattttgttatttaaACTTATATACGTCTATTTCGGATGAATTTTCTCGTGTCTTTAGCTCTACTCATGCTAGTGATAGTCAAAAAGTCATTTTCTTTCATAATGAGTGTATATAGACTATAATCTATAGTAAGGACATTGCCATCTAAAAGATTTGTCTTTAACAAAAAAGTAAACTCTATAACTTGCAGCTCATTCATTCACCAGTCTTCTACACTGTACCTATTCAATTGACACGTCGAGTTGAACAGAAAGATAAGCAATACTCGGTATTCTGGCAAACAGTGAGTCAAGTAAGAAATAGACGACTAGCATGGTCACACATACAGATGTTAAAACagtactctctccgtctcaatgTAGTCACGCCTTCgaattttgagagtcaaatgAATTTttcattaaccataatattttcatactccttttaaatattttgaattaataattattataatTTATAGTATCCCTTAGgcagttttcaaatatgtaaatttcatttttttaaaaatctaaaaattctatgtcaaaatttaaaagtttgactctcgaaatttcaACAAtgctacataaattgggataaaGGGAGTAAGAAATAAGGTGTCCGTAATACTGCAAACTACAGGAGGCCATATGTCAATAAAATAAACATGGGGGGAGTTTTTGTACATTTAACACttgaaatttaaaagaaaaaatagagAGGAGCTGAAATGGGGTTTAGGGTTTACTAGTGTAATCCAGAACAAAACATGAACCTGCAATCTGCTTGTTCTTTGCTTCATCATGAAGTTTCAATCCCCAAATTTTCTCAAATTCATCATCACAATGTAAGTATCTTTCATTTCtctctgtatatgtatattttagcATGTATTTGCTATCTGTATATAGACTCGTAATTTGTATTAATTTTGTGTAGGTTTCTGTGTCGTCTCTGGTGAGAAATAACCATGACAGAAGCTATGTTCTATTGGATAAAGGAACCCCTTTTGTTCAAAACGGACtgaaatgtaatttttttttttttttttttttttatatatatattgctttaaagataatattttggtttggAATTCATTCAGGTAATCCATGTTTCCATTCCAATTTTTTCTGTTGGATTTTGTATATATTGCCTTAAAGATAATATTTTGGATTGAAATTTAgacatccatgatttcattctgtTTACCCCTAAATCCATAATTCTGAGTAACAATTGAATTTGCAATGTGGCCTAGGGACAAGCAGGTTAAGGTCGACCAAATAATAAAGTAAACGATGCTAACTTGCTATATGTAAAGCAATATTAACTAACACATAAGTAATAATGAACAAAGTTATTGAATAGAGCAGAATAAATAATGCCAATTGAAGTGACTCCAGGGTTGAAATTCAGATATCCATGcttaattccaatttccttttTTGGGTTTTGTATATATTGCTTTAAAGATAGTATTGTGGGTTGAAATTCAGACATCCATGCTTTCTTACCAATTTCCTCTTTTGAGTACCTCTACATTGCTTCAAAAGACAGCATTTTTGATTTGTTTCCAATTTTCCCTTTTTGAGGATGTATATATTTCTTAAAATATGGTCTTGTTTCCTTATTTTGCAGTTATTCCATCACTGAAGAGGGGATTGATAGTGAATGCCTCTAATTCCAGTCCTTCAGGAAAGTTGAACTATGATGGCAGGGAAAGTAAGGTTGTGAGCGTAATAGTCAGTAATGGGTCTGAACCGTTTCGGGGTAAATCAGGTTCTGTTTCATTCCGCGGGATTACTCACCAAATGGTTGAAGAAAGTAAGTTGGTGTCAGCTCCCTTTGAGGAAAAAAGAGGCTCCTTTCTTTGGGTTCTTGCTCCTATAGCATTGATCTCTTCTTTGGTGCTTCCTCGGTTCTTCATTGCGGTTGCCGTTGATGACTTAATCAAGAACGCGACTTTTGCAGGTATATCATAAGTAGACTAGAAGTTGGTTGTTAACTTTCTTGATGCTGATTTCTGTAACCATTGACTGGGTATGCAAATATGTGGAGTTGACTAATCTACCAACTGGGTGTGTATATTTTATAGAACAAATTTTAGTCAGATTAACAGAGAAGTTGGACAAGGTTATTTTCTTGAGCTGGAGTGTTGTGGTTATCTAGCTGATACATATTGATTCTTCATATATGTCTTGGTATAATGCATTTAAGTTCCTATGTCTTGTTAGAATTAATCTAGTCTATCCAATCATGGAGAGTAGAAGCGAACGGGCCAGGCAATTATAATGGGTAACTAGATAGACTCACACTAAACGCATTGCcttataaaaaaagaagaagataaactCACACTAGATGAAACTAGCAGTATGTTAAAGCAGATGATAAACAAGATATGTCTCAGAAGATGCCCCTGCTCTTATGTTTTGATATTTGTTTCAACTGAATGTTAGTAGACTTTGAAGTGTATGTTATAGTGTTACTTTGGGCTACCTGGATAGATTTTATGATAGTTTCCACTAGGCAAGCTAGGTTAATTTCTAGCTACCTTGTTTAAGCTGTTAAGCAACAACGTTACGAATCTTGAATAACGGTTTTACAGTCAATATTCTCCCCCAAAATTATAGCTAGATGAACACAATTCAGCAGCACTCGCAGTTATAAATGTGAAAAATTACTGAAATCTACAGCTGTCTCTGCAGAAATTGTGTCTTCATTTTTCTCGGAGGTCATGTTCTATATTGGCCTTGCGACATACCTTCGGGTCACTGACCATGTTCAGAAGCCATATCTACAGTTCAGTGCAAAGAGATGGAGCCTAATAACTGGGCTAAAGGGATACATAACATCTGCTTTCTTTATAACGGGGTTTAAGATTTTTGCCCCCCTCTTTGCTCTTTGTGTAGTCTGGCCTTCACTTGGGTTGCCAGGCTTGGTTGCAGTGGCACCTTTTCTGGTCGGGTGTTTGGTacaatatttatttgagagattTCTTGACAAACATGGATCATCTTCTTGGCCTTTGGTGCCAATTATTTTTGAGGTATGCAAACTGCTAactttttccttttctcttcGGGGTAAAGGCAAGTAAACATGGGATTGAGAATTTCGAATCTTTGCAGGTTTATAGGATATATCAGTTGACGAGATCCGTGCATTTTGTGGAGAAGTTGATGTTTGCCATGAGCGGAGCTCCTGTCACCCCCGAGTTGTTCGACAGAAATGGTGCATTGATTGCTTTGATAGTGACTTTCCAAGTTTTAGGAATAACTTGCTTATGGTCCTTGTTTACATTTCTTCAAAGGCTCTTTCCTTCCAGACCTGTTTCTGAAAACTACTAATCTTTGTAGATGAAGATGttgatctttttttcttttttgtttttttagaaACGTTGATTTGCATTATAGTTTAAATTATCTGGTGCAGTATCTAGTCCTAATATCGCTACTTTTCTGAGCTAACAGAGAAATGCATTCGCTTCAGTTAATCAATCAAGGTTCTCTTCCACTGAAATCTTATTTATACTGGTAAATTTATATCAGATTTGGCCGTTTGATAATACAATCTCTGAATTGACACTCATTCATCGAGCAGCTAAAATGGAACAAACGTCCAAATACAACAAAAGAAACTTCAATCACATTACACCTAGTTAACAAGCTTGTTACCTATGTAGAAAGAATAAAAGTTTGTTTTAGCAAACAATGAGTGTTTGATTGCAGAATTGTCAACTTATGATGTGTTATTTCAGGTTCTTGGGAAGATTAGTTTTTACTTAGTAGGTGTTTGGACATGCTATTTCATGTCATAATTTCAAGTCATGAGATGAAATTagtgtttggacatgcgatttcatctcatgagatgaaatttcaAATCATTCAAGAAGGCATGATTTGGAATTTCAATTCAtcatttcaaaatttttaaatttaaaacttgacccataagtttatgttttgtaaaaaacccataagttggtagacaTTTTTAACAATTATTcctaccaacctcattaacttctacCAACAGTTATTTATGttcgtaccatgtgggaggattatattaaagagtagttacattactactGTTACACggcgccttcctgagacttcttggaagggcgacgtaaggctaagcaaccgatgattccaaggttactgtccgccaaccggggtcccct
Coding sequences:
- the LOC132627944 gene encoding uncharacterized protein LOC132627944; protein product: MNLQSACSLLHHEVSIPKFSQIHHHNVSVSSLVRNNHDRSYVLLDKGTPFVQNGLKFIPSLKRGLIVNASNSSPSGKLNYDGRESKVVSVIVSNGSEPFRGKSGSVSFRGITHQMVEESKLVSAPFEEKRGSFLWVLAPIALISSLVLPRFFIAVAVDDLIKNATFAEIVSSFFSEVMFYIGLATYLRVTDHVQKPYLQFSAKRWSLITGLKGYITSAFFITGFKIFAPLFALCVVWPSLGLPGLVAVAPFLVGCLVQYLFERFLDKHGSSSWPLVPIIFEVYRIYQLTRSVHFVEKLMFAMSGAPVTPELFDRNGALIALIVTFQVLGITCLWSLFTFLQRLFPSRPVSENY